In Marmota flaviventris isolate mMarFla1 chromosome 19, mMarFla1.hap1, whole genome shotgun sequence, the DNA window GTCTGCAGGTAACTGAACTGGAAACAGACTCTAAGACATCAAATCTGTTCCAACCAGACAGAATCATTTGGCTGGGCCTGGGCTGCCTGCAATGAATCAGCTGGACAAGATTCCCACTGAAGCCTGCAGACCTCATATTGTTCTGTTGGTACAAGATAGGAGTCAAGAGCCAGGCCTGATGACTGGCATCCTCAGTGGGAGAGAGGGCTGTCCTAGCTCTGACCTGGACATCAGATACTGAGCTGGGGAGGAGGCAGTTGTTTGGCTCATCAGAGTCATCCTGAGGTTTTCCGGGCCAACTCCTCCAAGGGGCTGCAAACAATCAGTGCATTGTCGGCAGGGGCTGCAGCATGGAGCAAGGAAGCAGCCACACAGAGAGCCCCAGGCCTGGGCCTGCAGAGGTGAGTACCTCTATCATTCTTGGGACAAAAACATGGGGATGTccagggcaggggacaggagTACCACCATCCACCCCACCTTATCCCCTCTTTTCCCTAAGCAAACCTGCTCCCTGGTCTCTAACTCAATAGCCTCACTGACTGCAGTATGCCCCCAGGTGAAGACCAAGCCCTGCCACTGGGGCTGGAGAGCTGCAAGCCTGCTGTTATTGCTGCTGGCACTGGCTACTgcaggggctgtggctggagggCTTCTTGGGTTTGCTCATAGCCCTTCCAAGGTGAGCCCCACCTGAGGCCCAGGGACATGGGCAGTGGGAAGGGGTCAGGGAGGTTGGTCTTCCAGTGGAGCCAGGACCCAAAGTAGGCCCTAATACTGGCCTTAGAGCAGAGTACCAGAGGGTGGAGAGGCCCATTCACATGATGTTGAAATGCTGCAGCCCAGGGATAGGGGCCTATGGGGCTGCTCAGCCTGCCCAGCTAAACTCCCACTTCCCATTCTCAGTCATTGCTGCAGATGCTCCGGCTGACCTTCCCAAGCCCCCAAGTGCCCTGGTCCAATCAAACCACCATCGTGGACGTGGCCCAGAATATGGCAACCATTATAGTGACTCCACCTCAGAGCAACCGCAGCTGGGCAGTGCTGTTCGACGGGCAGAGCGtgagtgggtggggaggggatcaATCCATAGGTGCTGGGGTGGCCCTGCCTCACCCACCTGCCTCCCCAGGGCTGCATCTGTTACCGCCCTGCAGAGCACCAGGCCTGCTTTCTCCGCCTGATGGAGGCCCGAGATCGGGAAACCCTGCAGCTGCTGATGAACACCTCCAGGGTGAGCATGGTTCCACCACCAGGCCAGGGGCCAGACAAAGGGTCCTGTGTGTGGCCCAGCTGGGGCTCTGGTTTCAGGGAAACAGAAAGCTCTATCTTCCCTTAGCTGAGGCTGCTGACAAAAGTAGAAGGTGGGGCTGGCAGGTGGGTGTGGGATGCGAGTACCTGCCCAGCCAGGAGGAGGGAAACCCCCATGCCATAGCCCACCACAGCCTTTCTGCAGGCCCAAGGGTCTCTCAGCCAAGGTCATGACACCCACCATGCCCAGGAGCTGCTGGCAGTGCTTGGGAGCCATACTGTGGATCCTGCCCAGGTGGGGGCTTCAGTGCAGCACCTTTGTGCAAAGACCCCCATCTACTGGGCCCGTCAAGCTGAGGGTGAGTTGGGGCAGGATGTGTGGAGGGGCTGTGTGGCTCCTGCAGAACAATCTACAGAACTGCGTAGGAGTGCTTTGGAAATTCATGAGTCTCCCTCCCACCCAGGGCCCCAGAGGCAGCGGCTGATCTATCTCTGCATTGACATCTGCTTCCCAAGCAacatctgtgtgtctgtctgcTTTTATTACCTCCCAGACTAAGCCCTCTGCCTGGCCCAGCCTGGCCACTGCCCCATGGACTACCCATGGTCCCACAGGCTAGTTAAGTTGGCTGTGTCACCAGCACCTGGAGGGAAGCTGCTGACAGGGACTAATAAACAATTCCACCTGGCCATGGTGGTGGTCTCTGGGTCTTTGGGCCCTGAACAGGggcagaaaggagaaggagggggaggaggaacaTGACTTGGCAGGTGGGCACCAGCTTGGGTCCTCTCAGAAACTCTAAACCCCATAAGTCCCACATCCCGGATGGGAGTGCAGGCTCTCCCAGCCCAGCCATGTACGTCCTGAGTCAGTGGGCAATTGAGCAGGCCTGGCAAGAGGGAGGGGTAGCCCAGTCAGTCCAGCTAGCATGGTGGGCAAAGGCTAGTCTCAGAGTTTCACTCTGACCTGAGTAGTATACAGGTCCAACAAGCTACAGCCACTGCACCAGGCAGTCCCAGCTGCCCAGTTGCTGGCTGTGATCCTGAGGGGCAAGGGCTAACCAAGCACACTGTCATTGAACGCCAAACAGACGACAGCTTTCTGGTGGCCACCATACTCTCTCTTAATCTCTCCAGTCTCCACACACCAGAGCCGGGCCAGGTTGTCAGAGGAAGCTGCAAGGAGGGATTAGGCAAAAGCTCAGAGCCAGGACAGCTTAAGGCAGAAGAGCAGCAGCAGCTGTCATGAGCCACTctggaggccaaagcaggaaaaCAAGGCTCACCTGTAACAATGTACTGAGAGTCCCCTGAGAAGGCACAGCCCCACATCCAACCTCGAGATGACTCCCCAGGATTGCTGCTCTTGATGCTGAGCTCTGTCATCAGGGAGAAGTTGGATGTCCTCCAAATCTTGCATGTCTGGTCAGCTGAGCAGGTGGCAAGGAGCCTAGGATGGGTTTAGAGTATGGGGTGTCATACAATAGCCATCCCCACCTGAACCTCCTGCCATGCATTAGGCCAGATCCATCATTCGCCCAGTCGCAGGCAGATCCCCTCCTGGGTTACCAGGTCCTACACGCACGTGGAATCAGGGCTGAAGCGGCACTGCAGGGCATAGCGTGTATGAGCTGGTATCTTGGTCTTGGGGATGAGCTGGGTCACTTCATCACCAATGCCCCCTGTCAGATTCCAGACGTAACAGTTTCCCTATAGGGCAAGAAGGAAGTCACTTGAAACCCTGAGTCTCAGAGAACGCTCTGAGGGCTAGACCTGAACCCAAGATCCACCAACACTAGGGATCAACATACACAAGAGTCCTGGGCCAGGGCATGCAGGCTGGCATTTTGGGTCCTTCCTATATGAGGCCCCTGTGAAGCCTGACCTCAAACAAGGGCCATGTCCAGCCAGCCAAGTGTAGGAGGCCATGCTGGCCAAGGACTCACATACACCTTGGCTGCTGGCCAATGGAGCTAtgcagaaggaaaggagaggaaagaactCAGAGTGCCTCAGGCCAAGGCTGTGAGGAGGGAGGACTGGGGCATGGACAAGTGAGGCATTGGAATCTAAGTGAAGTGAAGGGAGAAAAATGTAATTGGAGAGCAAGAACTGAACCTCAGCATTCCACTGGCTTTGGGCAGGAGTAGGGGCTTCTTGGGATCTAGCTGAGGGAGATGGATCAGGGGACCAAGGGAAgtcagagaagaggaagggaagccaCAGAGAAGCTAACAGTATTAGGATACTCAGGCCAGGAGGTgacagggagaaaagaagaaaatggtcaGCCTTGAGAGATTCTAGAGACCGAGGAACCTGGCCTGAGAGGGCTACGGCAGGCAATGAGGGGGACATTAAAAATGGTACCCAAGTTCATGGCTTTGGGGGATGGATGGGTGTTAGAAACTGGGGAAGGGGCCTAAGGAACACCAGGGAATGAATCCATCTGCAGGGGATAGGTGGCTGGGTGCTGAGCTGCCCCTGCCTCTGCATTCCCCTCCAGGACTCACAGTGCTATTGACTGCTGCCATGTAGCTAGCATCAGGGTCAATGTGGGCAGATGTGATGGAGACCTCAGGTTCAGGGATCAGCTGCTCATTGTGATCTGTTTTCAGATCCCAGATGTGGATAGCACCGCTCTGGTCACCCACGATGAGCTCTGCCTGGGGGTGCAGGGGAGGTGAGGTGTGGCAAGACCGTTATTGTGCCCAGTCCCATGAGTAATCACCCCTCACCTGGTTGGGATGCAGGCATACACAGTTAATGGGTGCATTCACCTGGAAGATCCGCTGACACTGCAGGTTCCGAGACCTGTGGGGATGAGGTTACACACTGTCTCTGGTGGATGCTGTTGGTACCCCACCAGATGCCCTCTCTTGTCGCCCTGATGATGGGAGCTACCTTATAGGGAACACTTGTGAGGTTCGGTCCTTCACTCCAGGCAGTAGCCTGACACCAGTGACTGACAAGGGGGATGAAAGCCTGTCCCCTTGCCTCAAGGCAGAGCTAGTTCTTGGATGCAATTTCCTCCAAcctgcttttctccttccctccataAATCACCCACACAAACCCCCCTGGATTAGCCTCTTCTTGGAGAGAATCTACCCAAAGATGGTCCCTTggcctgcccccctcacccttgGATAGTGGGCCCCTCCTGCCCAACACCCGACACCTGAGATCCCAGATTCGGGCTGTGCAGTCCTCCCCGCCTGTGTACATCCAGCGGCCGTCCTCATGAAAGCCCACAGATGCTATGTTCTTATTGACTCCGTCATAGCTGATGATGGGATTGGGGTTATTGGAGTTGAGATCATACATGCGGATGTGCTGGTAACCTAGAGACACAGGCTGAACTGAAGAACGGTTATGCCCAGGTTGACCTGCTAGAGGTCAGGGATCAGAGGTCAAGAGTCACAGTTACCTGCAGCAGCAATCATGCTGCGATCTGGGGTGATCTCCAATGCATTCACCTGCTGTGTGTGTTAAGGAGGATGATGGGAAGGGAACCCTGAGACTAGGGGTCCTCCAAGGCCTCCACCACATGGCTTGGGCTGCTGCCTACTTCCCACCCCAAGCCATCAACCCCACCTGGTTATCCAGCCCAGCACCATCCAGCCCACCACCCAGGTGGAGGATACGGAGTCCTGGTGCTGCACAGTGCGAGTGCAGATTCCACTGTGGGCCTGCCAGAACCGCACAGTGTGGTCATAGCCCGCGGTAGCCAAAATGACCGGGTCACTGCCCACTGTGCCTGGGGATGTGTTCATGGTGCAGCTGCTGGGAAGAATATAGCCTGTACAGGGCCGAAGAGCTGATGGGCAAGGAGCAAAGTTCAGAGCATCTGGAGGGGAGAAAAATAGTATTTAGGGGATGCCCTCTGCGTCCACACGGAGCTCAGAGATATGTATTAATCTGACTTTAAAGACCGGGAAACTGGCTCATACAGGTTCTGGGACGCGCACAGCAGGCGAGAGACCATTGGGGACGCCAAGCAGTCTGCAGTCGGCAGGGGGCAGTCACGCGGAGCACCTCTGCCGCAGGGGCGGGCCGCGCACGCGCAGGCGGCGGGAGTCTGAGAAACCCGAGCGCTACGGCTGCGCATGCGTAGCTGGCCGATGGCTAGACCTGATGGGAGGGGGCGTTGGCCGTCTGGACCCTCGAGATCCCCTAGACTCCGCCGACTGTCTTGCCTTCCTTCTGCTGGCTAGCTTCCCCCGACCGCGCCCTCCTAGCCACCCATAAGCCGATTCCCGGCCCTCGTCCCACGGCCTCCGTACCTTACACGCACTCCGCATTCTACCGTAGTCCAGGACGGTGAGGGGAGCCGGAGCGAGTCGATAGAGGCCGGGGAGGAGCGTAGAGATATCGATGAATCTTCAGGGCGAGACCATGGGCTCGGTAGGAGGAGAGGACGAGACCAAAGTACTGG includes these proteins:
- the Mlst8 gene encoding target of rapamycin complex subunit LST8 isoform X2, whose protein sequence is MNTSPGTVGSDPVILATAGYDHTVRFWQAHSGICTRTVQHQDSVNALEITPDRSMIAAAVQPVSLGYQHIRMYDLNSNNPNPIISYDGVNKNIASVGFHEDGRWMYTGGEDCTARIWDLRSRNLQCQRIFQVNAPINCVCLHPNQAELIVGDQSGAIHIWDLKTDHNEQLIPEPEVSITSAHIDPDASYMAAVNSTGNCYVWNLTGGIGDEVTQLIPKTKIPAHTRYALQCRFSPDSTLLATCSADQTCKIWRTSNFSLMTELSIKSSNPGESSRGWMWGCAFSGDSQYIVTASSDNLARLWCVETGEIKREYGGHQKAVVCLAFNDSVLG
- the Bricd5 gene encoding BRICHOS domain-containing protein 5 isoform X3, producing the protein MEQGSSHTESPRPGPAEVKTKPCHWGWRAASLLLLLLALATAGAVAGGLLGFAHSPSKSLLQMLRLTFPSPQVPWSNQTTIVDVAQNMATIIVTPPQSNRSWAVLFDGQSGCICYRPAEHQACFLRLMEARDRETLQLLMNTSRAQGSLSQGHDTHHAQELLAVLGSHTVDPAQVGASVQHLCAKTPIYWARQAEGPQRQRLIYLCIDICFPSNICVSVCFYYLPD
- the Mlst8 gene encoding target of rapamycin complex subunit LST8 isoform X5, whose product is MNTSPGTVGSDPVILATAGYDHTVRFWQAHSGICTRTVQHQDSVNALEITPDRSMIAAAGYQHIRMYDLNSNNPNPIISYDGVNKNIASVGFHEDGRWMYTGGEDCTARIWDLRSRNLQCQRIFQVNAPINCVCLHPNQAELIVGDQSGAIHIWDLKTDHNEQLIPEPEVSITSAHIDPDASYMAAVNSTGNCYVWNLTGGIGDEVTQLIPKTKIPAHTRYALQCRFSPDSTLLATCSADQTCKIWRTSNFSLMTELSIKSSNPGESSRGWMWGCAFSGDSQYIVTASSDNLARLWCVETGEIKREYGGHQKAVVCLAFNDSVLG
- the Mlst8 gene encoding target of rapamycin complex subunit LST8 isoform X1, giving the protein MNTSPGTVGSDPVILATAGYDHTVRFWQAHSGICTRTVQHQDSQVNALEITPDRSMIAAAVQPVSLGYQHIRMYDLNSNNPNPIISYDGVNKNIASVGFHEDGRWMYTGGEDCTARIWDLRSRNLQCQRIFQVNAPINCVCLHPNQAELIVGDQSGAIHIWDLKTDHNEQLIPEPEVSITSAHIDPDASYMAAVNSTGNCYVWNLTGGIGDEVTQLIPKTKIPAHTRYALQCRFSPDSTLLATCSADQTCKIWRTSNFSLMTELSIKSSNPGESSRGWMWGCAFSGDSQYIVTASSDNLARLWCVETGEIKREYGGHQKAVVCLAFNDSVLG
- the Bricd5 gene encoding BRICHOS domain-containing protein 5 isoform X1 → MGMSRAGDRSTTIHPTLSPLFPKQTCSLVSNSIASLTAVCPQVKTKPCHWGWRAASLLLLLLALATAGAVAGGLLGFAHSPSKSLLQMLRLTFPSPQVPWSNQTTIVDVAQNMATIIVTPPQSNRSWAVLFDGQSGCICYRPAEHQACFLRLMEARDRETLQLLMNTSRAQGSLSQGHDTHHAQELLAVLGSHTVDPAQVGASVQHLCAKTPIYWARQAEGELGQDVWRGCVAPAEQSTELRRSALEIHESPSHPGPQRQRLIYLCIDICFPSNICVSVCFYYLPD
- the Mlst8 gene encoding target of rapamycin complex subunit LST8 isoform X4; this encodes MNTSPGTVGSDPVILATAGYDHTVRFWQAHSGICTRTVQHQDSQVNALEITPDRSMIAAAGYQHIRMYDLNSNNPNPIISYDGVNKNIASVGFHEDGRWMYTGGEDCTARIWDLRSRNLQCQRIFQVNAPINCVCLHPNQAELIVGDQSGAIHIWDLKTDHNEQLIPEPEVSITSAHIDPDASYMAAVNSTGNCYVWNLTGGIGDEVTQLIPKTKIPAHTRYALQCRFSPDSTLLATCSADQTCKIWRTSNFSLMTELSIKSSNPGESSRGWMWGCAFSGDSQYIVTASSDNLARLWCVETGEIKREYGGHQKAVVCLAFNDSVLG
- the Mlst8 gene encoding target of rapamycin complex subunit LST8 isoform X3 codes for the protein MNTSPGTVGSDPVILATAGYDHTVRFWQAHSGICTRTVQHQDSQVNALEITPDRSMIAAAVQPVSLGYQHIRMYDLNSNNPNPIISYDGVNKNIASVGFHEDGRWMYTGGEDCTARIWDLRSRNLQCQRIFQVNAPINCVCLHPNQAELIVGDQSGAIHIWDLKTDHNEQLIPEPEVSITSAHIDPDASYMAAVNSTGNCYVWNLTGGIGDEVTQLIPKTKIPAHTRYALQCRFSPDSTLLATCSADQTCKIWRTSNFSLMTELSIKSSNPGESSRGWMWGCAFSGDSQYIVTDLPSCPHLRLDSGHRPPWCCYTRERKEDPVSMGLRV
- the Bricd5 gene encoding BRICHOS domain-containing protein 5 isoform X2 — translated: MGMSRAGDRSTTIHPTLSPLFPKQTCSLVSNSIASLTAVCPQVKTKPCHWGWRAASLLLLLLALATAGAVAGGLLGFAHSPSKSLLQMLRLTFPSPQVPWSNQTTIVDVAQNMATIIVTPPQSNRSWAVLFDGQSGCICYRPAEHQACFLRLMEARDRETLQLLMNTSRAQGSLSQGHDTHHAQELLAVLGSHTVDPAQVGASVQHLCAKTPIYWARQAEGPQRQRLIYLCIDICFPSNICVSVCFYYLPD
- the Mlst8 gene encoding target of rapamycin complex subunit LST8 isoform X6; translated protein: MNTSPGTVGSDPVILATAGYDHTVRFWQAHSGICTRTVQHQDSQVNALEITPDRSMIAAAVQPVSLGYQHIRMYDLNSNNPNPIISYDGVNKNIASVGFHEDGRWMYTGGEDCTARIWDLRSRNLQCQRIFQAELIVGDQSGAIHIWDLKTDHNEQLIPEPEVSITSAHIDPDASYMAAVNSTGNCYVWNLTGGIGDEVTQLIPKTKIPAHTRYALQCRFSPDSTLLATCSADQTCKIWRTSNFSLMTELSIKSSNPGESSRGWMWGCAFSGDSQYIVTASSDNLARLWCVETGEIKREYGGHQKAVVCLAFNDSVLG